The region TGGCCGGTTTAATTTCTTAAGTGATTCAATTGCTTTTGGATGATCTTGTCTTGCGGGACCACCAACTAATGCAAACCCTGTCAGGGAAACCACTCCATCAACTAAAGGTGTTGAATTTTCTTCTGGATCATAGAAAAATTCTTCAACAGGCTTAGAAAAATCAAGTCCACCGCAGAAGATTGGAATAACTGTTGCTCCTCTATATTCGAGTTCTTGTATTACAGCAACATAATGTGCATCATCTCCAGTAACTATATGACTCCTTTGAAGTACAAGTCCTACAACAGGACCTTTCAGAGATTTATCGCTTAGATCCTTCCTGCTTTTTGTCCAATTACGGTATTCTTTAATATCTTCGAACATTTTAGGCGCCAATGGATGCCAAATTCCTAAATCAGGAAAAACCTCTGGTTCTTTAACTTCAATTTCTAATTCAGATTTATCAGAATTTTTGTCAATGACATATTTATCAGCAAGTAATAAAAAAAAGTTTCTCAAATTTTCTGGAGTACCGCCGATCCAATACTGAAAACTGAGAATGAAATTCCTCGCATCCTGAGCTTTTTCTACTGGAAGATATTTAAGAATTGAAGGAAGTGTATTTAGAAGCTTTAACATCGAATCTTGAAAACCTGCCCCACCTGCCTCTTTTCTTTTTTTCATAAAATCGCCAATAAGGCTTTTACTTTGGCCAAGTTGTGCCATTGAAAAAGAACCAAGCTTGTTAAGCCTCATTACTTCTGGCATTGATGGGAAAACTACAGCAGCTTTTAACTTGTCTCTATGAGGTTCAACAGCAGCGACAACTTTTTGCGCTAAATCTTCTATGAAAATAAGTGAGCCTATAAAAACATCTGCTTTTTCAATATCTGCTTGGAAATCAGAATAATTTGTTGAGTCTCTAAGTTCTTCAATTAGATATCCATTTAAATCAATGCCAACATATCCATTTTGTTGGTTAAGGGTTTTAGCTGCTTCGGTTAAGGCGTTTTGGTACTGAGGTTCTAGGACTAGATAGACTATTTTCATTATGAATTTATGACTTTGGCCCTCTACAGGCAATACTCTGCGATTTGCTGAGCGAACCTGAGTAAACATCTCTTTATCAGATAGGTATTTTCACCAAGCCTACTTTTATATGTGTCTTAACTGTGGCTTTTAACTAATGGCTGTTACATCTGATTTTATGAGTTCATATCATTAAGAAAATTATTTTGTTTATCAATTCGTCTCCAATGGAAAAAATACCTGTCCTTGTTGCTGGAGCTCTAGGGAAAATGGGTTCTGAAGTTATCAAAGCTATTTACAAGTCAAATGATTGTGAACTTGTCGCAGCTATAGACAATGCTAATGAAATGGAAGGAGTTGATATAGGAACAGCTCTTGGAATGGATCAGATGGATGTTGCTGTAACTGCAGATCTAGAGGGTTCTTTATGTGTGGCCAGCCAGTCAGTGCGGAATTCATCTGGTAATGCTGTTCTCATTGACTTTACACATCCAAATGTTGTTTATGAACATTCGAGAGCGTCTATAGCCTATGGCGTTCACCCTGTAATTGGAACAACTGGACTTAGCATTGTTCAGTTGGAAGAACTTAGAGAATTTGCGAACAAAGCCTCTATTGGAGCTGCAATAATCCCAAATTTTTCAGTGGGTATGGTTCTACTGCAGCAAGCAGCAGCAGCAGCAGCATCTTTCTATGATTATGCAGAATTAACAGAATCTCATCACAATCAAAAAGCAGATGCACCAAGTGGTACTTGTATTAAAACAGCAGAAATAATAGAAGAAATCGGCAAGTCTTTTAACAAAACCACTATCAAAGAACAAGAATCAATAAAAGGATCAAGAGGAGGACTAAGAGAAAGTGGACTTCGTCTTCATTCAGTTCGCCTTCCTGGAATTGTTGCTCAGCAACAAGTTTTATTTGGTTCACCTGGCGAAACTTATTTATTAAGTCATAACACCATCGATAGATCTGCATACATGCCTGGAGTTTTGCATACAATTAGAAAAGTCAGACATCTAAAATCACTTGTTTACGGCTTAGAAAAAATCTTATGATTATTAGTTATAAAGCATGTTAATACCACTGCGACCAAAAGAACTCGAGCGTCTTATACCTTCAGTTGCTACAAGTAATCAGTTTCAAGCTGCTTTGGGTAACCCTAGGAAGATACTGCAAAGGATAATAATCTCATCTATAGGAGGAGTGGTTACTTTTTTAATTAGCCAAAGTCTAGATAGAACTCAGTTTTATTCATTATGGCTTATTTTAGCTGTTGTGTTTCTATTATATATTTTGTGGGGACCAATTTTAGAAGCGAGTAGAATCAATTCAAAACTTAGATCTTATCCATTTGCAGCTTTATTTGATGGGGAAGTAATAGACATTTTTACTCAGGAAAGAGTAGAAAATAGTCATGAACAAGCTAATAAATTAGGAGAATTAGAATTAATTGAGAACAGAAGGAGATGGCTTATATTAGAAATTGGAGATGAAGATGGATACTTAACTAAAATTGACTTTCCTCTAGATAATAAACATCAGTCTATTCAAAATGGATCTCAGATTAGATGTATAGTTTTTAGCAATAATAGAGAATTTACTTCAATTAATAATATTAGTGATGCATGGCTTCCTAGAAATAGATTGTGGGTAGGAGAGTATCCATTTCTTTTAAAACCAGCATTTGAGGAATTATGCTTTTTAAGATTAAGGAATTAGTTATAATAATGTTATGCGTGGCATACTCCTTCGTAATAAATAAAATATTCTATAAATAAATATGAGCAATTTACATATCAAAGTTATAGGAGCCGGTCCTTCAGGATCTTTATTAGCACTTTCATTAGTGGGTAATTCTAATGCAGTAAGTATTTACGAAGCTAAATCTAAAGAACAAATTTTACTTAGAGATAGAACATATGCTATTAATCACTCATCAAGACGCCTGCTACAGAGGATAGGAATTTGGGATGATTTAAATGAGTTTATGATACCCTTTGATAGTCTTTCATTAGAAGACTACTCTGTTAATCAAAGGTTAGTACTATATAACAAAGATCTTGTAAATTTAAATAGTAGTTACAAGGAAGTAGGTTGGACTTTAGACCACAAGTTGCTAATGGAATATTTATTTTATAAAATAAGTAAATCTTCAAATATTAATATCAAATTCTCATCGAAAGACAATGATGCTAATGCTTTATATGACTATACCTTTGCAGCAGATGGTACAAATTCAAGATATAGAGATCTATGGAAATTTAAGAGCTATCGATTTAAATATAATCAAGAGTGTATTACTTTCAAGGCATTGCTAAGAACACCCTTTACTCATCGTGCCTATGAGATATTTCGCAAAGATGGTCCTATGGCTATTCTCCCGATGGCTAATGACCTTTATCAGATAGTGTTAAGCATGCCTCCATTAAAATCGGATTATTTACTTAATTTAACGACCTCACATTTCCTCGATACAGTTGCCACATATTTACCAATAGGTATGGAAATAGATACTCTTATCAATAAACCACAAAAGTTTAGTCTATCTTTAAATGTTCCAATTAAGCTTCAAGATTATAATAGGTTCCTTATAGGTGAATCTTTGCATTCATTACATCCAGTAGGAGGACAAGGTCTTAATTTATCTATAAGAGATATAGATGATATTATGAACTTATTAACTAGTAGTAATTTATTACAATATAAAATTTGTAGGTATATAGATATTTATACAACTTCCTTTTTAACACATATGCTTATAGTGATCTTTTCAAGCAATAATATAATACTTAAGGTTTTCAAATTAAGTTTATTTACTATTTTAAGAAAATCTATATTATTTAGGAAGATAGTACTTAGTTTGATGACAGATGGCATTCCACATATATTTAAATAATCTTTTATTACTTAAATAGTATGATACATACCAGTCATAAAGAACCGATCCCTTCTAGGGCCATGCATTTATTTCTTAAGCATGAATTCGAGTTATCAGACAATGCTATCGATTTAGGCATTAAACAGAGTCAATTAGAATCTGCACCACTTCCAGTAATATTGCTTAGTTTCGGACTTATTACCCTTGAACAATTTCAGACACTCTTAGACTGGATAGAAAAAAACCATAAGTATGAGCCTTATAATTGAATTGTTTATTCCTATTGGAGTAATACCCTTTATATTTAGTTTAAATGAGTTATTTAAGGGATATCTCAATTGAACTTCACAGAAAAGAGCCCTCACTATGTATGTGCTCTTGAACAAACTAACCACTATACTTAGCTTAATCCATTATTTCTGCTATTAATTAGTTGTTAGCTAAAACAACTAGCACTTCAGATTTGTCTACTTACAATTCCAAGACTTATTTTCGACAGAATTTACTGGGTTTACAAACCGCTAAAAGTCGAAGAGCAATAGAGAAGGTTGATTTATTGTTATTAGCGATAGAAGCTATTGATATCAATGCATCACAGACCTTAGCTTTTGCTTCTAGAAATCTTCAATTAGATAAAACCTTTCCAAATTATGTTGAGATTTGGAAATCACGATGTCATAATCCCATGAGAAAATCAACTAGGAATGCACCAATTACTAAGGAATCTTTTGATGCTTTAGTAGTTTTACTTTCAAATATGGCAGAAAAATTTCACCCACAGATTAGAGAACTTTTATCAATCAATAGCAATCAATTTGATTATAACAACAGATGGTCAAGCTTTAGTTCACGGTTAGATCAATTGATCAATGAAAGAATGAATGTTCGTAGAGGAGCAGTAAAAAAATACTTGTCATATTCTGCCGATTCTAATAGCTTTCACAAGAAACTACTTTTCACTTTGGCACTCTCTTCTGGAAAGGGTGGTCTAGAGAGATTATCGTCAAGTATTTTCGAGCCTTTATCCCAAAGATTGTAAACATGAAATTAAATCTAATATTTACATCAGGAATTGCAAGAATAGAAATAGATGGT is a window of Prochlorococcus marinus subsp. marinus str. CCMP1375 DNA encoding:
- the dapB gene encoding 4-hydroxy-tetrahydrodipicolinate reductase — its product is MEKIPVLVAGALGKMGSEVIKAIYKSNDCELVAAIDNANEMEGVDIGTALGMDQMDVAVTADLEGSLCVASQSVRNSSGNAVLIDFTHPNVVYEHSRASIAYGVHPVIGTTGLSIVQLEELREFANKASIGAAIIPNFSVGMVLLQQAAAAAASFYDYAELTESHHNQKADAPSGTCIKTAEIIEEIGKSFNKTTIKEQESIKGSRGGLRESGLRLHSVRLPGIVAQQQVLFGSPGETYLLSHNTIDRSAYMPGVLHTIRKVRHLKSLVYGLEKIL
- a CDS encoding FAD-dependent monooxygenase, giving the protein MSNLHIKVIGAGPSGSLLALSLVGNSNAVSIYEAKSKEQILLRDRTYAINHSSRRLLQRIGIWDDLNEFMIPFDSLSLEDYSVNQRLVLYNKDLVNLNSSYKEVGWTLDHKLLMEYLFYKISKSSNINIKFSSKDNDANALYDYTFAADGTNSRYRDLWKFKSYRFKYNQECITFKALLRTPFTHRAYEIFRKDGPMAILPMANDLYQIVLSMPPLKSDYLLNLTTSHFLDTVATYLPIGMEIDTLINKPQKFSLSLNVPIKLQDYNRFLIGESLHSLHPVGGQGLNLSIRDIDDIMNLLTSSNLLQYKICRYIDIYTTSFLTHMLIVIFSSNNIILKVFKLSLFTILRKSILFRKIVLSLMTDGIPHIFK
- a CDS encoding DUF2949 domain-containing protein, whose protein sequence is MHLFLKHEFELSDNAIDLGIKQSQLESAPLPVILLSFGLITLEQFQTLLDWIEKNHKYEPYN
- a CDS encoding DUF3038 domain-containing protein, giving the protein MLAKTTSTSDLSTYNSKTYFRQNLLGLQTAKSRRAIEKVDLLLLAIEAIDINASQTLAFASRNLQLDKTFPNYVEIWKSRCHNPMRKSTRNAPITKESFDALVVLLSNMAEKFHPQIRELLSINSNQFDYNNRWSSFSSRLDQLINERMNVRRGAVKKYLSYSADSNSFHKKLLFTLALSSGKGGLERLSSSIFEPLSQRL